The proteins below come from a single Micromonospora citrea genomic window:
- a CDS encoding penicillin acylase family protein: MTGVHRDRWGIPHLRADTVDDLARLQGRVAALDRAWQIEVERWRSEGRLAEHVGPAELGWDRFARRARLDDTARRCFDRLAPATRRWVGAYVDGVNEGLAEGAAAAPEFAAVGCAPGAWRPWSPLGVFLVQHVLFSTFPNKLWHAHVAGTLGPAATGLFAVEGPGGSGSNAWAVPGDPVTGRAPVVAGDPHRVLELPGIYQQVRLACPEFDVFGLAFPGVPGLPHFGHAGEVAWAVTNAMADYQDLYRERLRRDGDRVLVRDGDGWVPAHRHVERIAVRGDEPESVEVIETPRGPVVDHDRGTGEAISLRAPARVEARLGFDALLPLLRARSVDDVAEALRDWVEPVNSVLVADRRGAVAQLVAGLVPIRDERCRREPVPGWDPRYRWRGDYAPPRRTRVDGVAVCANDRRADTADLGADFAPPHRARRIRALLADGAGPEAVHTDTRLEAATLRGVLDRLHPDGLGAPARRLRDRLVAWDGRMRADSTDAGAFAAWRAALARRLHEHPSLRPLHAPSAFDGLFAPWTDPLSRIGHALDGVVAGLHRLGGDVDPVAAAALEDVAAGDPPGPWGRRHLLHPVHLGVAPAVGAAVEAMRARVALPGDTECVLATSSVPGVSDACWRGPVARYVWDLTDRAQSRWVVPFGASGRPGDVHFDDQLPLWAGGALAPVVTDWRELTPEPGAETP; the protein is encoded by the coding sequence ATGACCGGGGTCCATCGCGACCGGTGGGGGATCCCCCACCTGCGCGCCGACACCGTCGACGACCTCGCCCGGCTGCAGGGCCGGGTGGCCGCCCTCGACCGGGCCTGGCAGATCGAGGTCGAGCGGTGGCGATCGGAGGGCCGACTCGCCGAGCACGTCGGCCCCGCCGAGCTGGGCTGGGACAGGTTCGCCCGCCGGGCCCGCCTCGACGACACCGCCCGGCGCTGCTTCGACCGGCTCGCCCCGGCGACCCGGCGCTGGGTCGGCGCCTACGTCGACGGGGTCAATGAAGGGCTGGCCGAGGGCGCCGCCGCGGCGCCCGAGTTCGCGGCGGTCGGCTGCGCGCCGGGCGCGTGGCGGCCGTGGTCGCCGCTGGGCGTCTTCCTCGTCCAGCACGTGCTTTTCTCCACCTTCCCCAACAAGCTGTGGCACGCCCACGTCGCCGGCACCCTCGGCCCGGCGGCGACCGGCCTGTTCGCCGTCGAGGGGCCCGGCGGGTCGGGCAGCAACGCCTGGGCGGTGCCCGGCGACCCGGTCACCGGCCGGGCGCCGGTCGTCGCCGGCGACCCGCACCGCGTCCTCGAACTGCCCGGCATCTACCAGCAGGTGCGCCTCGCCTGCCCCGAGTTCGACGTGTTCGGCCTCGCGTTCCCGGGCGTCCCGGGCCTGCCCCACTTCGGCCACGCCGGCGAGGTGGCCTGGGCCGTCACCAACGCGATGGCCGACTACCAGGACCTCTACCGGGAGCGGTTGCGCCGCGACGGCGACCGCGTGCTGGTCCGCGACGGCGACGGCTGGGTGCCGGCGCACCGCCACGTCGAGCGGATCGCGGTGCGCGGCGACGAGCCGGAATCCGTCGAGGTGATCGAGACCCCGCGCGGACCGGTCGTCGACCACGACCGGGGCACCGGCGAGGCGATCAGCCTGCGGGCCCCCGCGCGGGTCGAGGCGCGGCTCGGTTTCGACGCTCTGCTGCCGCTGCTGCGGGCGCGCAGCGTCGACGACGTCGCCGAGGCGCTGCGGGACTGGGTCGAGCCGGTCAACAGCGTCCTCGTCGCCGACCGGCGCGGGGCGGTGGCCCAACTCGTCGCGGGGCTCGTGCCGATCCGCGACGAGCGGTGCCGGCGCGAGCCGGTGCCCGGCTGGGACCCGCGGTACCGGTGGCGGGGCGACTACGCGCCGCCACGCCGCACGCGCGTCGACGGTGTCGCGGTGTGCGCCAACGACCGCCGCGCCGACACCGCCGACCTCGGCGCCGACTTCGCCCCGCCGCACCGCGCCCGCCGCATCCGGGCCCTGCTGGCCGACGGCGCCGGCCCGGAGGCCGTACACACCGACACCCGGCTGGAGGCCGCGACCCTGCGCGGCGTGCTCGACCGGCTCCACCCCGACGGCCTCGGCGCGCCGGCGCGGCGCCTGCGGGACCGGCTGGTCGCCTGGGACGGCCGGATGCGGGCCGACAGCACCGACGCGGGCGCGTTCGCGGCCTGGCGCGCGGCCCTGGCCCGCCGGCTGCACGAGCACCCGAGCCTGCGCCCGCTGCACGCCCCGAGCGCCTTCGACGGGCTGTTCGCGCCGTGGACCGACCCGCTGTCGCGCATCGGTCACGCCCTGGACGGCGTCGTCGCCGGCCTGCACCGCCTCGGCGGCGACGTCGACCCGGTGGCCGCCGCCGCCCTCGAGGACGTCGCGGCGGGCGACCCGCCGGGGCCGTGGGGGCGGCGGCACCTGCTGCACCCGGTCCACCTCGGGGTCGCGCCGGCGGTCGGCGCGGCGGTGGAGGCGATGCGGGCGCGGGTCGCGCTGCCCGGCGACACGGAGTGCGTGCTGGCCACCTCCAGCGTCCCCGGCGTGTCCGACGCGTGCTGGCGCGGCCCGGTGGCCCGCTACGTGTGGGACCTGACCGATCGCGCGCAGAGCCGCTGGGTGGTGCCGTTCGGCGCGTCCGGACGGCCCGGCGACGTGCACTTCGACGACCAACTGCCGCTGTGGGCCGGCGGCGCGCTGGCCCCGGTGGTCACCGACTGGCGAGAACTCACCCCGGAACCAGGAGCAGAGACACCGTGA
- a CDS encoding GNAT family N-acetyltransferase: protein MLHRRVDDRLGEFALCALDPDAHAALLHRWVTHPKAAFWLMQDADVARVAEEYRRIAAHPHHDAFLGLHDGRPAFLAERYDPARVELVGLYDAADGDVGMHFLCAPADTPVHGFTHAVITTVMTWLFADPATRRVVVEPDVRNTAVHALNAAVGFTVVGRIAKPEKDALLSVCTRAQFEAATGAAHTPPAATRGDLPT from the coding sequence GTGCTCCACCGCCGCGTCGACGACCGGCTCGGCGAGTTCGCCCTGTGCGCCCTCGACCCCGACGCCCACGCCGCGCTGCTGCACCGCTGGGTCACCCACCCCAAGGCGGCGTTCTGGCTGATGCAGGACGCCGACGTGGCCCGCGTCGCCGAGGAGTACCGGCGCATCGCCGCCCACCCCCACCACGACGCGTTCCTCGGCCTGCACGACGGCCGGCCCGCCTTCCTCGCCGAGCGGTACGACCCCGCCCGCGTCGAACTCGTCGGCCTGTACGACGCGGCCGACGGCGACGTCGGCATGCACTTCCTCTGCGCGCCCGCGGACACACCGGTCCACGGCTTCACCCACGCGGTCATCACCACCGTGATGACGTGGCTGTTCGCCGACCCGGCCACCCGACGCGTCGTGGTCGAGCCCGACGTGCGCAACACGGCGGTGCACGCGCTCAACGCGGCCGTCGGCTTCACCGTCGTCGGTCGGATCGCCAAGCCCGAGAAGGACGCGCTGCTCAGCGTCTGCACCCGCGCCCAGTTCGAGGCCGCGACCGGCGCCGCCCACACCCCTCCCGCCGCAACCCGAGGAGACCTGCCCACGTGA
- a CDS encoding lysine N(6)-hydroxylase/L-ornithine N(5)-oxygenase family protein yields MSAYDFIAVGLGPYNLGLACLTEPIDDLDGLFFEERESISWHPGMLLESTRLQTPFIADLVTLADPTSPYSFLNYLKETGRLYPFYIRESFFPLRSEYDDYCRWAAAKLRNVRYGHRVTAVEYDPTDEHYVVTATVTATGERVSHRARHLVLGTGTPPYVPDACRGLGGDAIHNSRYLEHRAALRAKRSVTVVGSGQSAAEIYHDLLGDIDAHGYQLNWVTRSPRFFPLEYTKLTLEMTSPDYVDYFHALPEATRYQLESAQKGLFKGVNSDLINDIYDLLYAKSLGGPLPTRLLTNTELTTAAYDEASGAYTLGLRNVEQGRDLTLDTEGLVLATGYHYRVPEFLRPVRDRIRWDGHGRFDVARNYSIDHTGRGIFLQNAGTHTHSVTSPDLGMGPYRNSWIIRELLGREHYPIEKRIAFQEFGAPAGVAS; encoded by the coding sequence ATGTCCGCGTACGACTTCATCGCCGTCGGGCTGGGCCCGTACAACCTGGGCCTGGCGTGCCTGACCGAGCCGATCGACGACCTCGACGGCCTCTTCTTCGAGGAGCGGGAGAGCATCAGCTGGCATCCCGGGATGCTGCTGGAGTCCACCCGCCTCCAGACGCCGTTCATCGCCGACCTCGTCACGCTCGCCGACCCGACCTCGCCGTACTCCTTCCTCAACTACCTCAAGGAGACCGGGCGGCTCTACCCGTTCTACATCCGGGAGAGCTTCTTCCCGCTGCGCAGCGAGTACGACGACTACTGCCGGTGGGCCGCCGCCAAGCTGCGCAACGTCCGGTACGGGCACCGGGTCACCGCCGTCGAGTACGACCCGACCGACGAGCACTACGTCGTGACGGCCACGGTGACCGCCACCGGGGAGCGGGTCAGCCACCGCGCCCGGCACCTCGTGCTCGGCACCGGCACCCCGCCGTACGTGCCCGACGCCTGCCGGGGGCTCGGCGGCGACGCGATCCACAACTCCCGCTACCTGGAGCACCGGGCGGCGCTGCGCGCCAAGCGGAGCGTCACCGTGGTCGGCAGCGGGCAGAGCGCCGCCGAGATCTACCACGACCTGCTCGGCGACATCGACGCCCACGGCTACCAGCTGAACTGGGTCACCCGGTCGCCGCGGTTCTTCCCCCTCGAATACACCAAGCTGACCCTGGAGATGACCTCGCCGGACTACGTGGACTACTTCCACGCCCTGCCGGAGGCGACCCGCTACCAGCTGGAGTCCGCGCAGAAGGGGCTGTTCAAGGGCGTCAACTCCGACCTGATCAACGACATCTACGACCTGCTCTACGCCAAGAGCCTCGGCGGCCCGCTCCCGACCCGGCTGCTGACCAACACCGAGCTGACCACCGCCGCGTACGACGAGGCCAGCGGGGCCTACACGCTGGGGCTGCGCAACGTCGAGCAGGGCCGCGACCTCACCCTGGACACCGAGGGACTGGTGCTGGCCACCGGCTACCACTACCGCGTCCCCGAGTTCCTGCGGCCGGTGCGGGACCGGATCCGCTGGGACGGCCACGGCCGCTTCGACGTGGCCCGCAACTACAGCATCGACCACACCGGCCGGGGCATCTTCCTGCAGAACGCCGGCACCCACACGCACAGCGTCACCTCGCCCGACCTTGGCATGGGCCCGTACCGCAACTCGTGGATCATCCGGGAGCTGCTCGGCCGCGAGCACTACCCGATCGAGAAGCGCATCGCGTTCCAGGAGTTCGGGGCACCGGCCGGGGTCGCGTCGTGA
- a CDS encoding MFS transporter: MSAPTTTTGDAPMTHRQTLEALSGLLLVLFVAMLSGTVVSTALPKIIGALDGSQTQYTWVVTATLLTATATTPIWGKLADLFNKKLLVQVAIVVFLVGSVVAGLAQTAGQLIAARAFQGIGVGGLQALVQVAIAAMIPPRERGRYNGYLGGVMAVATVGGPLLGGLIVDTSWLGWRWCFFVGVPVAVIALILLQFTLRLPTVRRDNVKIDYLGATLIAAGVSVLLIWISFVDDSFSWISWQSAAMVGGSVVLLALAVLVESRAAEPVVPLDLVRQRTTALAILGSLAVGMAMFGGAVFLGQYFQIGRGYSPTEAGLLTIPMMAGVLGSSIVAGRMITKSGKIKPYILVGAVVLVVGFALLGTIDHRTSLVLVGAAMFIVGVGVGMTMQNLVLAVQNTVSLKDIGAASSTVAFFRSLGGTIGVSVLGAVLARRVTDQITTDLAAAGIPTSGDAGGSLNVDAMPAVVQQIVRAAYGDATGHIFVISAAIAVVGIVAAALLKPVTLRTSLDLPDAATSAAVAADAVDGAPALDQVDVDAAAKGAPVRR, translated from the coding sequence ATGACCCATCGGCAGACGCTGGAGGCGCTCAGCGGCCTGCTGCTGGTGCTCTTCGTCGCCATGCTCAGCGGCACCGTCGTCTCGACGGCGCTACCGAAGATCATCGGCGCCCTCGACGGGTCGCAGACCCAGTACACCTGGGTGGTCACCGCCACCCTGCTCACCGCCACCGCGACCACGCCGATCTGGGGCAAGCTCGCCGACCTGTTCAACAAGAAGCTGCTGGTGCAGGTCGCCATCGTCGTCTTCCTGGTGGGCTCGGTGGTCGCCGGCCTCGCCCAGACCGCCGGCCAGCTCATCGCCGCCCGCGCGTTCCAGGGCATCGGCGTCGGCGGCCTCCAGGCGCTCGTCCAGGTCGCCATCGCCGCGATGATCCCGCCGCGTGAGCGCGGCCGCTACAACGGCTACCTCGGCGGCGTCATGGCCGTGGCGACGGTCGGCGGCCCGCTGCTGGGCGGGCTCATCGTCGACACGTCCTGGCTCGGCTGGCGCTGGTGCTTCTTCGTCGGGGTCCCCGTCGCCGTCATCGCGCTGATCCTCCTCCAGTTCACCCTGCGACTGCCGACGGTCCGCCGCGACAACGTGAAGATCGACTACCTGGGCGCGACCCTGATCGCCGCCGGGGTCAGCGTGCTGCTCATCTGGATCTCCTTCGTCGACGACTCGTTTTCCTGGATCTCCTGGCAGAGCGCGGCCATGGTGGGCGGCTCGGTCGTCCTGCTGGCCCTGGCCGTCCTGGTGGAGTCGCGCGCCGCCGAGCCGGTGGTCCCGCTCGACCTGGTCCGCCAGCGCACCACCGCCCTGGCCATCCTGGGCAGCCTGGCGGTCGGCATGGCCATGTTCGGCGGCGCCGTCTTCCTCGGTCAGTACTTCCAGATCGGCCGGGGCTACAGCCCGACGGAGGCCGGGCTGCTGACCATCCCGATGATGGCCGGCGTCCTCGGCTCCTCGATCGTGGCCGGCCGCATGATCACGAAGTCGGGGAAGATCAAGCCCTACATCCTCGTCGGGGCGGTCGTGCTCGTCGTCGGATTCGCCCTGCTCGGCACCATCGACCACCGGACGTCGCTGGTGCTGGTCGGCGCGGCCATGTTCATCGTCGGCGTCGGGGTCGGCATGACCATGCAGAACCTCGTCCTCGCCGTGCAGAACACCGTCTCCCTCAAGGACATCGGCGCGGCCAGCTCCACCGTCGCGTTCTTCCGCTCCCTCGGCGGCACCATCGGGGTGTCGGTGCTCGGCGCGGTCCTCGCCCGCCGGGTCACCGACCAGATCACCACCGACCTCGCCGCCGCGGGCATCCCCACCTCCGGCGACGCCGGCGGCAGCCTCAACGTCGACGCCATGCCGGCCGTGGTCCAGCAGATCGTCCGGGCCGCGTACGGCGACGCCACCGGCCACATCTTCGTCATCTCGGCGGCCATCGCCGTGGTCGGCATCGTCGCCGCGGCCCTGCTCAAGCCGGTCACCCTGCGCACCAGCCTGGACCTGCCGGACGCCGCCACCTCGGCCGCCGTCGCCGCCGACGCCGTCGACGGTGCTCCCGCCCTCGACCAGGTGGACGTGGACGCCGCGGCGAAGGGGGCGCCGGTCCGCCGCTGA
- a CDS encoding pyridoxal phosphate-dependent decarboxylase family protein, protein MSLPGSTAQAPSTRVTPGADGARAHLLTAGSVDDYRRVLAAGVDRVATRVAGADRPFTGVTPDELAPRIAGIDLDRPLGDTDAALDELQDVYLRDAVWFHHPRYLAHLNCPVVIPALLAEAVLSAVNSSLDTWDQSAGATLIERRLIDWTAERIGLGPVADGVFTSGGTQSNLQAMLLAREESCARETGRSTERPSRPELLSRLRIVTSAAGHFSVQKAAKLLGLGADAVVAVPTDAERRMRTDELAREIDRCRREGLVVMAVVATAGTTDFGTVDPLPQIADICAAAGVWLHVDAAYGCGLLVSPTRRHLLDGIERADSVTVDYHKSFFQPVSSSALLVRDRRTLRHATWHADYLNPARMVEQRIPNQVDKSLQTTRRFDALKLWLTLRIMGPDAIGALFDEVVDRAADAWQMLTEDPRFEVVTRSQLSTVVFRYLPTDAGRDVVDEANLHAREALAASGAGLVAGTKVDGAHYLKFTLLNPETTRDDIAHVLDLVAEHAGWYARTTATAELSCPVG, encoded by the coding sequence ATGAGCCTGCCCGGATCCACCGCCCAGGCACCGTCGACCCGGGTGACCCCCGGCGCCGACGGCGCCCGCGCCCACCTGCTCACCGCCGGCTCGGTCGACGACTACCGGCGCGTGCTCGCCGCCGGCGTCGACCGGGTGGCGACCCGGGTGGCCGGCGCGGACCGGCCGTTCACGGGCGTGACGCCGGACGAACTGGCGCCGCGGATCGCCGGCATCGACCTGGACCGGCCGCTCGGCGACACCGACGCCGCGCTCGACGAACTCCAGGACGTCTACCTGCGCGACGCCGTCTGGTTCCACCACCCCCGCTACCTGGCGCACCTCAACTGCCCGGTGGTGATCCCGGCCCTGCTCGCCGAGGCGGTGCTCAGCGCCGTCAACTCCTCCCTGGACACCTGGGACCAGAGCGCCGGAGCCACCCTGATCGAGCGCCGGCTCATCGACTGGACGGCCGAGCGGATCGGCCTCGGCCCGGTCGCCGACGGCGTCTTCACCAGCGGCGGCACCCAGTCCAACCTCCAGGCGATGCTGCTGGCCCGCGAGGAGAGCTGCGCCCGGGAGACCGGCCGGTCGACCGAACGTCCGTCCCGTCCCGAGCTGCTGTCCCGGCTGCGCATCGTCACCTCGGCCGCCGGCCACTTCAGCGTGCAGAAGGCGGCAAAGCTGCTCGGCCTCGGCGCGGACGCGGTGGTCGCCGTGCCCACCGACGCCGAGCGGCGGATGCGCACCGACGAACTGGCCCGCGAGATCGACCGCTGCCGCCGCGAGGGCCTGGTGGTGATGGCCGTGGTCGCCACCGCCGGCACCACCGACTTCGGCACCGTCGACCCGCTGCCACAGATCGCCGACATCTGCGCCGCCGCCGGCGTCTGGCTGCACGTCGACGCCGCGTACGGCTGCGGGCTGCTCGTGTCGCCGACCCGGCGGCACCTGCTCGACGGCATCGAACGGGCCGACTCCGTCACCGTCGACTACCACAAGTCGTTCTTCCAGCCGGTCAGCTCCAGCGCCCTGCTGGTGCGCGACCGGCGGACGCTGCGGCACGCCACCTGGCACGCCGACTACCTCAACCCGGCCCGCATGGTCGAGCAGCGCATCCCCAACCAGGTCGACAAGAGCCTTCAGACCACCCGCCGCTTCGACGCCCTCAAGCTCTGGCTGACGCTGCGGATCATGGGCCCGGACGCGATCGGCGCGCTCTTCGACGAGGTGGTGGACCGCGCCGCCGACGCCTGGCAGATGCTCACCGAGGACCCCCGCTTCGAGGTGGTCACCCGGTCACAGTTGAGCACCGTGGTCTTCCGCTACCTGCCGACCGACGCCGGCCGCGACGTCGTCGACGAGGCCAACCTGCACGCCCGCGAGGCGCTGGCGGCCTCCGGCGCCGGGCTCGTCGCCGGCACCAAGGTCGACGGCGCGCACTACCTCAAGTTCACCCTGCTCAACCCCGAGACCACGCGGGACGACATCGCCCACGTCCTCGACCTCGTCGCCGAACACGCCGGCTGGTACGCGCGGACCACGGCCACCGCCGAGCTGTCCTGCCCCGTCGGCTGA
- a CDS encoding S8 family peptidase, with product MTLPRTQRRIVAGAVGVLASAAMVTTMIGSPAAAAPATGEIRGAGGATAVTDSYIVVLKDSGVGGRAGTRQAEVRSAAGTLAARFGGTVGHVYGDALNGFEVRLSERAAKRLAAHPAVDYVEQNHTVTTTATQNNPPWGLDRIDQRALPLSRTYTYNSSGTGVTAYVIDTGIRTTHVDFAGQAVDGFDAVDNALPATDCNGHGTHVAGTVGGNTYGVAKNVRLVGVRVLNCQGSGTWAQVIAGINWVTSNHQAGQPAVANMSLGGSYNASLNTAVANSIADGITYAVASGNSNANACNFSPASVPTALTVNASQSNDARASFSNWGTCTDMFAPGVGVLSAWSTSDTATSSISGTSMASPHVAGAAARVLSVNPSWTPAQVHSYLVSQATPNVITNPGTGSPNRLLYLAPTF from the coding sequence ATGACACTCCCTCGCACTCAACGGCGTATCGTCGCCGGCGCCGTCGGCGTGCTCGCCAGTGCCGCCATGGTCACCACCATGATCGGCTCCCCGGCGGCGGCAGCCCCGGCGACCGGTGAGATCCGCGGCGCCGGCGGCGCGACGGCCGTGACCGACAGCTACATCGTCGTGCTCAAGGACAGCGGCGTCGGCGGTCGCGCCGGCACCCGGCAGGCCGAGGTGCGCAGCGCCGCCGGCACGCTGGCCGCGCGCTTCGGCGGGACGGTGGGGCACGTCTACGGCGACGCGCTCAACGGCTTCGAGGTGCGGCTGTCGGAGCGGGCCGCCAAGCGCCTCGCCGCGCACCCCGCCGTCGACTACGTCGAGCAGAACCACACCGTGACGACGACGGCCACCCAGAACAACCCGCCGTGGGGCCTCGACCGCATCGACCAGCGCGCCCTGCCGCTGAGCCGCACGTACACGTACAACAGCAGCGGCACCGGCGTCACCGCGTACGTCATCGACACCGGCATCCGGACCACCCACGTCGACTTCGCCGGCCAGGCCGTCGACGGCTTCGACGCGGTCGACAACGCGCTGCCGGCCACCGACTGCAACGGCCACGGCACCCACGTCGCGGGCACCGTCGGCGGCAACACCTACGGGGTGGCGAAGAACGTCCGGCTGGTGGGCGTGCGGGTGCTGAACTGCCAGGGCAGCGGCACCTGGGCACAGGTCATCGCCGGCATCAACTGGGTCACCTCCAACCACCAGGCGGGTCAGCCGGCGGTGGCGAACATGAGCCTCGGCGGCTCCTACAACGCGTCGCTGAACACCGCGGTGGCGAACTCGATCGCCGACGGCATCACCTACGCCGTGGCCTCCGGCAACTCGAACGCCAACGCCTGCAACTTCTCGCCGGCCTCCGTGCCGACGGCGCTGACCGTCAACGCCTCGCAGAGCAACGACGCGCGGGCCTCGTTCTCCAACTGGGGCACCTGCACCGACATGTTCGCCCCCGGCGTGGGCGTCCTGTCGGCCTGGTCCACCAGCGACACCGCCACCTCGTCGATCAGCGGCACGTCGATGGCCTCGCCGCACGTCGCGGGCGCTGCCGCCCGGGTGCTCAGCGTCAACCCGAGCTGGACCCCCGCCCAGGTGCACTCCTACCTGGTCAGCCAGGCCACGCCCAACGTGATCACCAACCCGGGCACCGGCTCGCCGAACCGGCTGCTCTACCTCGCGCCCACCTTCTGA
- a CDS encoding GNAT family N-acetyltransferase has translation MTHQEKIPGLGELSLVVLDPKRDAELVHGWVTEPRASFWGMGSYSVDDVREIYEFVDGLATHHAYLIMLDDAPVGLFQTYQPEADPVGERYAVRPGDVGMHLLLAPGNRPPRGLTAGVGSALVRFLFSDPTRQRVVVEPDVRNQRALERLEREGFTFGDEVDMPDKRARLAFLTRERFESDQPVPV, from the coding sequence GTGACCCACCAGGAGAAGATTCCCGGGCTCGGCGAGCTGTCGCTCGTCGTGCTGGACCCGAAGCGCGACGCGGAACTGGTGCACGGCTGGGTGACCGAGCCCCGGGCGTCGTTCTGGGGCATGGGGTCGTACTCGGTGGACGACGTGCGGGAGATCTACGAGTTCGTCGACGGGCTCGCCACCCACCACGCATACCTGATCATGCTTGACGACGCGCCGGTCGGGCTGTTCCAGACCTACCAGCCGGAGGCGGACCCGGTCGGCGAGCGCTATGCCGTCCGGCCCGGCGACGTCGGGATGCACCTGCTGCTCGCGCCCGGCAACCGCCCGCCGCGCGGCCTCACCGCCGGCGTCGGCTCGGCGCTGGTCCGGTTCCTGTTCAGCGACCCGACGCGGCAGCGGGTCGTGGTCGAGCCCGACGTGCGCAACCAGCGCGCGCTGGAGCGGCTGGAGCGGGAGGGCTTCACCTTCGGCGACGAGGTCGACATGCCCGACAAGCGGGCCCGGCTGGCGTTCCTGACCAGGGAACGGTTCGAGTCGGACCAGCCGGTACCGGTCTGA
- a CDS encoding siderophore-interacting protein yields the protein MKRNWEALVLKAMGGRDFRLTVLGAESVGGNYRRLRMDGGGLLEAYGVHPTMWVRLWFDNDGRPHQRAYTLVDPDPATGRFDLEFAIHDGCAARWAAAAEPGDTIDATMQGSAFSLPDPAPRHLYLVGDAASLPAVNSLLDAAPDVPATVWLEYADEGEKALTPRARERHEVTWVPRRDEGRHLVDTVCAALPAADDAHYWVACEAASTRGITRHVRRTLGVGKHQLTSLAYWSAR from the coding sequence GTGAAGCGAAACTGGGAGGCCCTGGTGCTGAAGGCCATGGGCGGCCGGGACTTCCGGCTGACCGTGCTCGGCGCCGAGTCGGTCGGTGGGAACTACCGCCGGCTGCGCATGGACGGCGGCGGGCTGCTGGAGGCGTACGGCGTCCACCCCACCATGTGGGTCCGGCTGTGGTTCGACAACGACGGCCGTCCCCACCAGCGCGCGTACACCCTCGTCGACCCGGACCCGGCGACCGGCCGGTTCGACCTCGAGTTCGCCATCCACGACGGGTGCGCCGCCCGCTGGGCCGCCGCCGCCGAGCCCGGCGACACCATCGACGCCACGATGCAGGGCAGCGCGTTCAGCCTGCCGGACCCCGCCCCGCGGCACCTCTACCTGGTCGGCGACGCCGCCTCGCTCCCGGCCGTGAACAGCCTGCTCGACGCGGCCCCCGACGTCCCGGCGACGGTCTGGCTGGAGTACGCCGACGAGGGCGAGAAGGCCCTCACGCCGCGCGCCCGGGAGCGGCACGAGGTCACCTGGGTGCCGCGCCGCGACGAGGGGCGGCACCTGGTCGACACCGTCTGCGCGGCCCTGCCCGCCGCCGACGACGCGCACTACTGGGTGGCCTGCGAGGCGGCCAGCACGCGCGGCATCACCAGGCACGTGCGGCGGACGCTGGGCGTCGGCAAGCACCAGCTCACCTCGCTCGCCTACTGGAGCGCCAGGTGA
- a CDS encoding cellulose binding domain-containing protein, with product MRRDSIEIRQRLWLTAGGKATGRHTAHPDPTPTGPPAGCEAHHRPVGRWPGGFQGEVTVRNSGAIATTGWTARLTLPAGDRVTQSCNARLTQDGAEATARDAGGNGALPPGGQTSFGFPGSGDGGTAPTVGCASARPGRHPDGADARASRHYRRAGSTNVTVIYVTEIVRGRPGADTEAARRPIPAPETGIRFLGPSIPPPTASTYGIMSRTQRDRAGCPSPKTGPPAARRQLA from the coding sequence GTGAGGCGAGATTCCATTGAGATACGTCAGCGCCTCTGGTTGACTGCGGGGGGGAAAGCGACGGGCCGTCACACAGCACACCCCGACCCGACGCCCACCGGCCCGCCCGCCGGGTGCGAGGCGCACCACCGGCCGGTGGGCCGATGGCCGGGCGGCTTCCAGGGTGAGGTGACGGTGCGCAACTCCGGCGCCATCGCGACCACCGGTTGGACCGCGCGCCTGACCCTTCCGGCCGGCGACCGGGTCACCCAGTCGTGCAACGCCCGGCTGACGCAGGACGGGGCCGAGGCGACGGCACGCGACGCGGGCGGGAACGGCGCCCTCCCACCCGGCGGTCAGACCTCGTTCGGGTTCCCGGGCAGCGGAGACGGCGGCACCGCGCCGACGGTCGGGTGCGCCTCGGCCCGACCGGGACGACACCCCGACGGCGCGGACGCGAGGGCGTCCCGCCACTACCGTCGCGCCGGTTCCACAAACGTTACAGTGATCTACGTCACGGAGATCGTCCGGGGCCGCCCCGGCGCCGACACCGAGGCGGCCAGACGTCCGATTCCCGCGCCGGAAACCGGGATCCGCTTCCTCGGGCCCTCGATCCCGCCGCCGACCGCATCGACGTACGGGATCATGTCGCGCACGCAGCGTGATCGAGCGGGGTGTCCGTCGCCGAAGACCGGGCCTCCGGCCGCTCGCCGACAACTGGCGTGA